A single Watersipora subatra chromosome 7, tzWatSuba1.1, whole genome shotgun sequence DNA region contains:
- the LOC137399837 gene encoding cell cycle checkpoint protein RAD1-like, whose protein sequence is MDNSESHLLVAKLDDVRVITTMLKTIHFKETAMVFATDLGLKFTVENHQCLQANVFLQVGLFYEYKLKEQQISFKINLNVLMECLGIFGTSSVSGQSVTPTLKMFYNGYGEPLVLTIEEAGIVTNCSIKTMDSDMALNFDFNSLNVNNKIIMKAEGLKECFSEINPNSEVVELLMSPDRPYFRMTTYTESGDNYTELSSDSDYIDSFSCTQTRSYRYKSSLLKPSIKVLQAAQKVSIRTDSRGFLSLQFMINAGNNQPSFVEYLCAPDEELTST, encoded by the exons ATGGACAACTCAGAGTCCCACCTACTGGTTGCCAAGCTGGATGATGTGAGGGTGATAACTACGATGCTCAAAACTATTCACTTCAAGGAGACCGCAATG GTATTTGCAACAGACCTTGGCTTGAAGTTCACAGTTGAGAATCATCAGTGTTTGCAGGCCAATGTGTTCCTTCAG GTTGGTCTTTTCTATGAGTACAAGTTAAAGGAGCAgcaaatttcatttaaaataaatCTGAATGTGCTCATGGAGTGTCTTGGCATCTTTGGCACGAGCTCCGTTTCCGGTCAATCGGTGACACCGACCCTCAAAATGTTCTACAATGGTTATGGAGAACCTCTCGTGCTGACTATTGAGGAAG ccGGGATAGTAAcaaactgcagcataaaaacGATGGACTCGGACATGGCGCTCAACTTTGACTTCAATAGCCTCAATGTCAACAACAAGATCATCATGAAAGCAGAGGGGTTAAAGGAATGTTTTAGTGAAATTAACCCCAACAGTGAGGTTGTTGAGCTGCTTATGTCTCCGGACCGACCCTACTTCAG GATGACAACTTACACTGAGAGTGGAGACAACTACACAGAGTTGTCGAGTGACTCGGATTATATAGACTCCTTCAGTTGCACTCAAACTAGATCATACAG GTACAAGAGCTCCTTGCTCAAACCTTCAATCAAAGTTCTACAGGCTGCACAAAAGGTTTCAATACGTACTGACAGCAGAGGCTTCTTATCTCTGCAGTTCATGATCAATGCTGGCAACAACCAACCCAGCTTCGTTGAGTATCTTTGCGCTCCTGATGAGGAGCTGACTAGTACTTGA